One region of Hymenobacter sediminicola genomic DNA includes:
- a CDS encoding MerR family transcriptional regulator, producing MPYKERDIEKQYFTIGEVAAQFNVAPSLIRFWETEFEELRPRKSKKGNRLYTPQDVDIFRTIYHLVKERGYTIPGARDMLKQKGPQLKEKIDVIQSLEKVRKFMVTMKKELDAIGKAQG from the coding sequence ATGCCCTACAAAGAGCGCGACATCGAGAAGCAGTACTTCACCATTGGCGAAGTAGCCGCGCAGTTCAATGTGGCCCCGTCGCTGATCCGGTTCTGGGAAACTGAGTTTGAGGAGCTGCGTCCGCGCAAAAGCAAGAAGGGCAACCGCCTCTATACGCCCCAGGACGTGGATATTTTCCGCACTATCTACCATCTGGTGAAGGAGCGCGGCTACACCATTCCCGGTGCCCGCGACATGCTCAAGCAGAAAGGCCCCCAGCTCAAGGAAAAAATCGACGTGATTCAGAGCCTGGAGAAAGTCCGCAAGTTCATGGTGACCATGAAGAAGGAGCTGGATGCTATTGGGAAGGCGCAGGGATGA
- the alaS gene encoding alanine--tRNA ligase has protein sequence MSLPTASHVRQQFLDFFASKGHHIVPSAPIVVKDDPTLLFINSGMAPFKDYFLGNKPAPFKRIADSQKCLRVSGKHNDLEEVGYDTYHHTMFEMLGNWSFGDYFKKDAIAWAWELLTEVYKLPKDRLYVTYFEGDAGDKLAADTETQDLWRQYTTDDRILPGNKKDNFWEMGDTGPCGPCTEIHIDLRDEAEVAQKSGRELVNADHPQVVEVWNNVFMEFQRLADKSLVKLPAQHVDTGMGFERLMMAVSGVKSNYDTDVFQPLIQFIASEVGMEYHGTAPATVNDQPATENEKTDIAIRVIADHIRTISFTIADGQLPSNVKAGYVIRRILRRAVRYAFSSLSQKQPFLYKIVPILADQMRNIFPELKAQQQFVQRVIEEEEIAFLKTLENGLRRLETLEEGFRQNGNRIDGKTAFELSDTFGFPLDLTALIAREKGLTVDEEGFKKELDAQKNRSRNAQEAEQSDWTIVRESEEQPAFVGYDQEEAPARILRYRRTDRKGKTEYQVVLDQTPFYAESGGQIGDTGYLESPLSKVRVLDTKKENDLIVHTVLELPEDVNGEFLARYDHARRAQIQRNHTATHLLQAALREVVGSHVAQKGSLVNEKLLRFDFSHFTKVTDDQLRQVETLVNARIRQQIPLDERRNVPIDEAKNLGATALFGEKYGEFVRVITFDRDFSVELCGGTHVRTTGDIGFFKITSESAVGAGVRRIEAVTAEAAETFVNQQLELIGQVREALGNPQHLIPSIEKQTEEIAGLRKQIEQFAQQSINQQKDQLVGQVKPLNGVNFLAAQVQASSADGLKTLAFNLRQSVPNLVAVLGAEIDGKPQLAVMLDDELAKSGKLNASTLVRELAKDIQGGGGGQPFFATAGGKNVGGLGAAIGKAEELVSKSL, from the coding sequence ATGTCACTCCCTACCGCCAGCCACGTCCGCCAGCAGTTCCTGGATTTTTTCGCCTCCAAAGGCCACCACATTGTGCCCTCGGCGCCCATCGTGGTGAAGGACGACCCCACGCTGCTGTTCATCAACTCGGGCATGGCCCCGTTCAAGGATTACTTCCTCGGTAACAAGCCCGCGCCGTTCAAGCGCATTGCCGACTCCCAGAAGTGCCTGCGCGTATCGGGCAAGCACAACGACCTGGAAGAGGTAGGCTACGACACGTACCACCACACCATGTTCGAGATGCTCGGCAACTGGTCGTTTGGGGACTACTTCAAGAAGGACGCCATTGCCTGGGCCTGGGAGCTACTCACGGAGGTATACAAGCTGCCGAAAGACCGCCTCTACGTGACCTACTTTGAAGGAGACGCCGGCGACAAACTGGCGGCTGACACCGAGACGCAAGATCTGTGGCGCCAATACACCACCGACGACCGGATTCTGCCCGGCAACAAGAAGGACAACTTCTGGGAAATGGGCGATACGGGCCCTTGCGGCCCCTGCACCGAAATCCACATCGACCTGCGCGACGAGGCCGAAGTAGCCCAGAAATCGGGCCGCGAGCTGGTAAACGCCGACCACCCGCAGGTGGTGGAGGTGTGGAACAACGTATTCATGGAGTTCCAGCGCTTGGCCGATAAGAGCCTCGTAAAGCTGCCCGCTCAGCACGTAGATACCGGTATGGGCTTCGAGCGCCTGATGATGGCTGTGTCGGGCGTGAAGTCGAACTATGACACCGACGTATTCCAGCCCCTGATCCAGTTCATTGCGTCGGAAGTAGGCATGGAGTACCACGGCACGGCCCCGGCCACCGTGAACGACCAGCCGGCTACGGAGAACGAGAAGACGGATATTGCCATCCGCGTTATTGCCGACCACATCCGGACCATCAGCTTCACCATTGCCGATGGCCAGCTGCCCTCGAACGTGAAGGCCGGCTACGTAATTCGCCGGATTCTGCGCCGCGCCGTGCGCTACGCGTTTTCGTCGCTAAGCCAGAAGCAGCCGTTCCTGTATAAGATTGTGCCCATCCTGGCCGATCAGATGCGCAACATTTTTCCCGAGCTGAAAGCGCAGCAGCAGTTTGTGCAGCGCGTGATTGAGGAAGAGGAAATTGCTTTTCTCAAGACGCTCGAAAACGGCCTACGTCGCCTCGAAACGCTGGAAGAAGGCTTCCGTCAAAACGGTAACCGCATTGATGGCAAAACCGCTTTTGAGCTCTCCGATACCTTCGGCTTCCCGCTAGACCTCACCGCCCTCATTGCCCGCGAGAAGGGCCTGACGGTGGACGAGGAAGGCTTCAAGAAAGAGCTGGATGCCCAGAAAAACCGCTCCCGCAATGCCCAGGAGGCCGAGCAGAGCGACTGGACCATCGTGCGCGAATCGGAAGAGCAGCCTGCGTTTGTGGGCTACGACCAGGAGGAGGCCCCAGCCCGCATCCTGCGCTACCGCCGCACCGACCGCAAAGGCAAAACCGAGTACCAAGTGGTGCTCGATCAGACGCCGTTCTACGCCGAATCGGGCGGGCAGATTGGCGACACGGGCTACCTGGAGTCGCCGCTGAGCAAGGTGCGCGTGCTGGACACGAAGAAGGAAAACGACCTCATCGTGCATACGGTGCTGGAGCTGCCCGAAGACGTAAACGGCGAGTTCCTGGCCCGCTACGACCACGCCCGCCGCGCCCAGATTCAGCGCAACCACACCGCCACGCACTTGCTGCAGGCGGCCCTGCGCGAAGTGGTTGGCTCACACGTGGCTCAGAAAGGCTCGTTGGTAAATGAGAAGCTGCTGCGCTTCGACTTCAGCCACTTCACCAAAGTAACCGACGACCAGCTCCGCCAGGTAGAAACGCTGGTAAATGCCCGCATCCGCCAGCAAATTCCGCTGGATGAGCGCCGCAACGTGCCCATCGACGAGGCCAAAAACCTAGGCGCAACCGCCTTGTTCGGCGAGAAGTACGGCGAATTCGTGCGTGTCATCACCTTCGACCGCGACTTCTCGGTGGAGCTTTGCGGCGGCACCCACGTGCGTACCACCGGCGACATTGGTTTCTTCAAAATTACCTCGGAAAGCGCGGTAGGGGCCGGTGTACGCCGTATTGAGGCCGTAACAGCTGAAGCGGCTGAAACCTTTGTGAACCAGCAATTGGAGCTTATAGGCCAGGTGCGTGAGGCGCTGGGCAACCCGCAGCATCTCATTCCGAGCATCGAGAAGCAAACGGAAGAAATTGCTGGCCTACGCAAGCAGATTGAGCAGTTTGCCCAGCAGAGCATCAACCAGCAGAAAGACCAGCTGGTAGGCCAGGTGAAGCCGCTCAACGGCGTGAACTTCCTCGCTGCGCAAGTGCAGGCATCCTCTGCCGATGGCCTCAAGACCTTGGCCTTCAACCTGCGTCAGTCGGTACCAAATCTGGTGGCCGTGCTGGGTGCTGAAATTGATGGCAAGCCACAACTCGCCGTAATGTTGGATGATGAGCTAGCCAAAAGCGGCAAGCTCAACGCTAGCACATTGGTGCGCGAGCTGGCCAAAGATATCCAGGGTGGCGGCGGCGGTCAGCCGTTCTTCGCTACGGCCGGTGGCAAAAACGTAGGAGGGCTGGGCGCGGCCATCGGCAAGGCCGAAGAATTGGTTTCGAAATCCTTGTAA
- a CDS encoding DUF885 domain-containing protein produces the protein MKKIILRTLTAVLLLVAVLAVNTIWFKPFFIRAFYEKVFVKFAFDSPELLSRLRLVEGLGIQGHNRKLDDASEAETNRQFQFLRETRATLHSYDTTGMRGQDRLNYQVLDWYMANAAAGEAFRHHNYPVNQLFGVQNEFPSFMANVHQVRNRRDADYYNERLAAVRLKFAQVLEGLKIREQRGIVPPTFVIDKVLAEMSAFVAQQPEQNILYTSLAEKTKKVADLTPAAQAEVLAEAKRHIQGSVYPAYRQLITYFTALRPRSTNDAGVWKFPDGKAYYAYCLQRSTTTTLSAAEIHSLGLREVARITAEMRAILQAEQVPGADSVGPTMARLGEEARFLYPDSDSGRAQILADYQGILAEVDQGLGSAFRIRPKARIKVQRVPVFKEKTSAGAYYEPAALDGSRPGIFYASLYDVKATPKFGMRTLAYHEGIPGHHFQIGIAQELQGLPTFRTIVPFTAYSEGWALYAERVASELGFEKDPYNKLGWLRAELFRAARLVVDTGLHDQRWTREQAISYMRRTTGMAQSDVEAEVERYIVMPGQACAYKVGMLKILELRERARQALGPQFDLRDFHDVVLKNGALPLQVLEQVVNDYISEKKTTA, from the coding sequence ATGAAAAAAATCATCCTTCGCACACTCACGGCGGTGCTGCTGCTAGTGGCCGTGTTGGCTGTCAACACCATTTGGTTCAAACCTTTCTTTATTCGGGCCTTCTACGAGAAGGTATTTGTAAAATTCGCCTTCGACTCGCCCGAACTGCTTTCCCGGCTGCGGCTGGTAGAGGGCCTGGGTATTCAGGGGCACAACCGGAAACTGGACGACGCCTCGGAGGCCGAGACCAACCGGCAGTTTCAGTTTCTGCGCGAAACACGGGCAACTTTGCACAGCTACGACACCACTGGTATGCGGGGCCAGGACCGCCTCAACTACCAGGTGCTCGATTGGTACATGGCCAACGCGGCGGCCGGGGAAGCGTTCCGCCACCACAACTACCCCGTCAATCAGCTGTTTGGGGTGCAAAACGAGTTTCCGAGCTTCATGGCCAACGTGCACCAGGTACGTAACCGCCGCGACGCTGACTACTACAACGAGCGGCTGGCGGCCGTGCGCCTCAAGTTCGCGCAAGTGCTGGAAGGTCTGAAAATTCGGGAGCAGCGCGGCATAGTGCCGCCTACTTTCGTGATTGATAAGGTGCTGGCTGAAATGTCGGCTTTTGTGGCGCAGCAGCCGGAGCAGAACATTCTCTATACGTCGCTGGCCGAGAAAACAAAAAAAGTCGCAGACCTTACCCCGGCCGCTCAGGCCGAGGTGCTGGCTGAGGCCAAACGGCATATTCAAGGCAGCGTGTATCCCGCCTATCGCCAACTGATAACCTACTTTACTGCGTTGCGCCCTCGCTCGACCAATGACGCGGGCGTATGGAAGTTTCCGGACGGCAAAGCCTACTACGCCTACTGCCTGCAGCGCAGCACTACCACTACCCTCAGCGCCGCCGAAATTCATTCGCTGGGTTTGCGCGAAGTGGCCCGTATCACGGCCGAAATGCGCGCCATTCTGCAAGCCGAGCAGGTGCCCGGGGCCGACAGCGTGGGGCCGACGATGGCACGGCTGGGCGAAGAAGCCCGGTTCCTATACCCCGACTCGGACAGCGGCCGCGCCCAGATCCTGGCTGATTACCAAGGTATCCTAGCCGAAGTAGACCAGGGGTTGGGTAGCGCGTTTCGTATTCGCCCGAAGGCCCGCATCAAGGTGCAGCGGGTGCCCGTATTCAAGGAAAAAACGTCGGCCGGCGCCTACTACGAGCCCGCGGCACTCGACGGTTCGCGCCCGGGCATCTTCTACGCCAGCCTCTACGACGTGAAAGCGACACCCAAATTCGGGATGCGCACGTTGGCGTACCATGAGGGCATTCCGGGCCACCACTTCCAGATTGGCATTGCGCAGGAACTGCAAGGGTTGCCTACCTTCCGCACCATAGTGCCTTTCACAGCTTATTCTGAAGGGTGGGCCTTGTACGCCGAGCGGGTAGCCTCGGAGTTAGGCTTCGAAAAAGACCCATATAACAAGCTGGGCTGGCTGCGGGCCGAGCTATTCCGGGCCGCCCGCCTCGTAGTAGACACCGGCCTCCATGACCAGCGCTGGACCCGCGAGCAGGCTATCAGCTACATGCGCCGCACCACGGGCATGGCTCAGTCTGATGTGGAGGCTGAAGTGGAGCGGTATATTGTGATGCCCGGCCAGGCCTGCGCCTACAAAGTAGGTATGCTGAAAATCCTGGAACTCCGTGAACGAGCCCGGCAAGCCTTGGGGCCACAGTTCGACCTGCGTGATTTCCACGATGTCGTGTTGAAGAACGGAGCCTTGCCGCTGCAGGTACTGGAACAGGTAGTAAACGACTATATCTCCGAAAAGAAAACGACAGCCTAA
- a CDS encoding DUF5995 family protein: MEPRTITEVISALDSIVQQCQQRRDRAGYFAALYKRMTVAVAEGIAAGAFEDGPRMERLDVAFARRYLQAWQAYQQKGECTDAWEYAFDGCGNQALTVFQHLVLGINTHINLDLAIAAATVAPGTQIHALHTDFNRINDVISSLMDDVQQCLEQVWLPMRWLKRVAATQQTDVLNFSIGAARKAAWANATLLAHLPAAQQPPHIRAMDKAVHALAQRIGSPGWRSRALLQLVRATEYEDVARTIRLIDTTVVR, encoded by the coding sequence ATGGAGCCACGCACGATTACGGAAGTCATTTCGGCCCTCGACAGCATCGTGCAGCAGTGCCAGCAGCGGCGTGACCGAGCCGGCTACTTTGCGGCCCTGTATAAGCGCATGACCGTGGCAGTAGCGGAAGGCATTGCGGCTGGGGCGTTTGAAGACGGACCGCGCATGGAGCGGCTCGATGTAGCGTTTGCCCGGCGCTACCTCCAAGCCTGGCAGGCCTATCAGCAAAAAGGCGAGTGCACTGATGCCTGGGAATATGCTTTCGATGGGTGCGGTAACCAGGCCCTGACCGTGTTCCAGCATCTGGTGCTGGGCATCAACACGCACATCAACCTCGACTTGGCTATTGCCGCCGCAACCGTAGCGCCGGGGACCCAGATTCATGCCCTGCATACCGATTTCAACCGCATCAACGATGTCATCAGCTCCCTCATGGACGATGTGCAGCAGTGCTTGGAGCAGGTGTGGCTACCGATGCGTTGGCTTAAGCGTGTGGCCGCTACCCAGCAAACCGATGTGCTCAACTTCAGCATTGGCGCGGCGCGGAAGGCGGCCTGGGCCAACGCCACACTACTGGCCCACCTGCCGGCAGCGCAGCAGCCGCCACACATCCGGGCCATGGACAAAGCGGTGCATGCGCTGGCCCAGCGCATTGGCAGCCCCGGCTGGCGGTCGAGGGCGCTGCTGCAGCTTGTCCGGGCCACGGAATACGAGGACGTGGCCCGCACCATCCGGCTGATTGATACAACGGTAGTCCGGTAA
- the gatB gene encoding Asp-tRNA(Asn)/Glu-tRNA(Gln) amidotransferase subunit GatB, translating to MDDSIKAKYQPVIGLEVHAQLLTRSKMYSSDENEYGALPNNNLSVITLGHPGTLPRVNYSAVEFAMKMGLATNCQIRRENLFARKNYFYPDLPKGYQITQDKTPICTGGHVEVRLSDGSTKKIGITRIHMEEDAGKSMHLAGEVETLVDLNRAGVPLIEIVSEPDIRNAEEAYAYLAEIKKLVEYLGICDGNMEEGSLRCDANISVMLRGADKFGTKVEVKNMNSFRNVQRAIEYEIERQIQMVEAGEIIDSETRGFDAQTGTTNGQRSKETMNDYRYFPEPDLPPVIIDDAWLHRVQSELPALPQQLYARFTGELGLSDYDATVLTAEKELALYFDELTCLTPNAKAAANWVTGPVKAYLNERALALDQFPLSTQHLADIIQLIDDNKVGHSVASKQLFPHLLDNPTQTAAAAAEAQGLLQQSDAGALETMIQQVLDANPAKVAEYRAGKKSLTGMFMGELMKLTGGKADPKLANQLLRQKLDA from the coding sequence ATGGACGACAGCATCAAAGCCAAATACCAGCCCGTCATCGGCCTCGAAGTGCACGCGCAGCTGCTCACGCGGAGTAAAATGTACTCTTCGGATGAAAACGAATACGGTGCGCTTCCCAATAACAATCTGAGTGTCATTACGCTGGGCCACCCCGGCACGCTGCCCCGGGTGAACTACTCGGCCGTGGAGTTTGCCATGAAAATGGGCCTGGCCACCAACTGCCAGATCCGGCGCGAAAACCTGTTTGCGCGCAAAAACTACTTCTACCCCGACCTTCCCAAGGGTTACCAGATTACGCAGGACAAAACCCCGATCTGCACCGGCGGCCACGTCGAAGTTCGTCTTTCCGATGGCTCGACCAAGAAAATAGGCATCACCCGCATCCATATGGAAGAGGATGCGGGCAAGAGCATGCACTTGGCTGGCGAAGTGGAAACCCTCGTGGACCTGAACCGGGCGGGTGTGCCGCTAATTGAAATTGTGTCGGAACCGGATATCCGCAACGCGGAGGAAGCCTATGCCTACCTGGCCGAAATCAAGAAGCTGGTGGAGTACCTGGGCATCTGCGACGGCAATATGGAGGAAGGCTCACTGCGCTGCGACGCCAACATTTCGGTGATGCTGCGCGGGGCCGACAAGTTCGGAACCAAAGTGGAGGTGAAGAACATGAACTCCTTCCGGAATGTGCAGCGCGCCATCGAATACGAAATTGAGCGGCAGATTCAGATGGTAGAGGCTGGCGAAATCATCGACAGCGAAACCCGCGGCTTCGATGCGCAAACTGGTACCACCAACGGCCAGCGCAGCAAGGAAACCATGAACGACTACCGGTACTTCCCGGAGCCCGACCTGCCACCCGTTATCATCGACGATGCCTGGCTGCACCGCGTGCAGAGCGAGTTGCCGGCCCTGCCGCAGCAGCTCTACGCCCGCTTCACCGGCGAACTGGGCCTGTCTGACTACGACGCCACGGTGCTGACGGCCGAGAAGGAACTGGCGCTGTACTTTGATGAACTGACCTGCCTTACGCCCAATGCCAAAGCTGCCGCCAACTGGGTGACGGGCCCCGTGAAAGCCTACCTGAACGAGCGGGCACTTGCCCTCGACCAGTTCCCGCTGAGCACGCAGCACCTGGCCGATATCATTCAGCTGATTGACGACAATAAAGTAGGCCACTCGGTAGCCAGCAAGCAGCTATTTCCACACCTGCTCGACAACCCAACGCAGACTGCCGCCGCCGCTGCCGAAGCGCAGGGCTTGCTGCAGCAGTCGGATGCCGGGGCACTGGAAACCATGATTCAGCAGGTGCTGGACGCAAACCCGGCCAAAGTAGCCGAGTACCGTGCCGGCAAAAAGAGCCTCACGGGCATGTTTATGGGCGAGCTAATGAAACTGACCGGCGGCAAGGCCGACCCGAAACTGGCCAACCAGCTCCTGCGCCAGAAGCTGGACGCGTAA
- a CDS encoding TlpA disulfide reductase family protein, giving the protein MHSAKLFILLVASSFALPAAAQRAARSNYVVRGQLTNAPAGTWVYVTDYLTGQHVPLDSATTDSKGRFRIRGQVAAPGTYNLRVKGQDRTAGLALAPGSRLRVRGDAASLWSTGEVTGSAEAVSLATMNREHARILAHVDALAQRRQTTTDTATLRQIGQEWDTSFAALTAASLRVARQSSYVAPFVAASFLSGNGANVAFLDSATSRYAQQWPASPYTKQLLHYQAMRRATTIGQLAPEINLPTPDGRPLPLSSLRGKYVLVDFWASWCGPCRQENAVLVRTYQQFRPKGFEVYGVSADSKPEAWLAAIRQDGLLWPQVLDVPSATSVASTVYNIYAYPTSFLLDPQGRIIAKDFRGDALAQKLGELLP; this is encoded by the coding sequence ATGCATTCTGCTAAGCTATTCATCCTACTTGTGGCCTCCTCCTTCGCGCTGCCTGCCGCCGCCCAACGTGCTGCCCGCTCCAACTACGTAGTGCGGGGCCAGCTCACGAACGCGCCTGCGGGCACTTGGGTCTACGTAACCGATTACCTGACCGGGCAGCACGTTCCGCTCGATTCTGCCACTACCGATTCCAAAGGCCGTTTCCGGATTCGGGGCCAGGTGGCGGCACCCGGCACCTACAACCTGCGCGTGAAGGGCCAAGACCGGACAGCCGGGCTGGCACTGGCTCCCGGCAGCCGCCTGCGGGTGCGGGGTGATGCGGCGTCGCTCTGGAGTACCGGCGAGGTAACCGGTTCTGCTGAGGCTGTGTCGCTGGCTACCATGAACCGGGAGCACGCCCGCATTCTGGCACATGTAGACGCGCTGGCCCAGCGTCGGCAGACCACCACCGACACCGCCACGCTGCGGCAGATAGGGCAGGAGTGGGACACCAGCTTCGCGGCCCTCACGGCCGCCTCTCTGCGGGTGGCTAGGCAGTCGTCGTATGTTGCGCCGTTTGTGGCGGCTTCGTTTCTGAGCGGCAACGGCGCCAACGTCGCCTTTCTGGATTCGGCTACCAGCCGCTACGCACAGCAGTGGCCGGCTTCGCCCTACACCAAGCAGCTGCTGCACTACCAGGCCATGCGCCGGGCCACCACCATCGGGCAGCTTGCTCCCGAAATCAATTTGCCCACACCCGACGGCCGGCCGCTGCCGCTGAGCAGCCTGCGCGGCAAGTATGTGCTCGTGGATTTCTGGGCCAGCTGGTGCGGCCCCTGCCGGCAGGAAAATGCGGTGCTGGTGCGCACGTACCAGCAGTTCCGACCGAAAGGCTTTGAGGTGTATGGCGTGTCGGCAGATAGCAAGCCGGAGGCCTGGCTGGCCGCTATCCGGCAGGACGGCCTGCTCTGGCCACAGGTGCTGGATGTGCCTTCTGCTACCAGTGTGGCCAGCACGGTATATAATATCTATGCGTATCCAACTTCGTTTCTGCTTGATCCGCAGGGCCGGATCATTGCCAAAGACTTTCGGGGTGATGCCCTGGCCCAAAAGCTGGGAGAGCTGCTGCCTTAG
- a CDS encoding TlpA disulfide reductase family protein, which translates to MKSLLFVGAVLGMANACTKNTTPTTTGAANTAGYQLSGQLTNAPAGTKVYLAELGETQFISRDTATLDEKGQFRFTGTVPEPGLYQVKTTDQSQVLLALSNGSTVELSGDANKLAETYTVKGSKDSELLQQLNRTMQQSKEQMGKLEARYNQNANANRTDSMRAIEQQFYLAQARSTNNVKALVKQNPKSVVSAFVVANLINPEEQFGFVDSMTTQFKTTLPESRYTKVLAAKLEPMRATAVGSAAPEISLAAPDGKTLPLSSLRGKYVLIDFWASWCGPCRRENPNVVKAYNKYKGKGFEIYGVSFDQDREKWLKAIQADGLTWKHVSDLKGWESAAGQTYSIKSIPASILLDPQGRIIGKNLRGEALEAKLASVLK; encoded by the coding sequence ATGAAAAGTCTGCTGTTTGTTGGAGCTGTGCTGGGCATGGCCAATGCCTGCACCAAAAACACGACGCCCACCACAACTGGGGCAGCCAACACGGCTGGCTACCAGCTCAGTGGCCAACTGACTAATGCTCCTGCCGGTACGAAGGTATACTTGGCGGAACTGGGCGAAACGCAGTTCATCTCGCGCGACACCGCTACCCTCGACGAAAAAGGCCAGTTCCGCTTCACGGGCACTGTGCCGGAGCCCGGACTTTATCAGGTGAAAACCACTGACCAGAGCCAGGTATTGCTGGCCCTGAGCAACGGTAGCACCGTGGAGCTGAGCGGCGACGCTAACAAGCTGGCCGAAACCTATACCGTGAAAGGCTCCAAGGACTCGGAGTTGCTGCAGCAGCTGAACCGCACCATGCAGCAGTCGAAGGAGCAGATGGGCAAGCTGGAGGCGCGCTACAACCAGAACGCTAACGCCAACCGTACCGACTCCATGCGGGCCATTGAGCAGCAGTTCTACCTGGCCCAGGCCCGCAGCACCAATAATGTGAAGGCCCTGGTGAAGCAGAATCCCAAGTCGGTGGTATCGGCTTTCGTGGTAGCCAACCTGATTAATCCGGAGGAGCAGTTTGGCTTCGTAGATTCCATGACTACCCAGTTTAAAACCACACTGCCCGAGTCGCGCTACACCAAGGTGCTGGCGGCCAAGCTGGAGCCCATGCGCGCCACGGCAGTAGGCTCGGCCGCCCCGGAAATCAGCCTCGCGGCTCCTGATGGCAAGACATTGCCCTTGAGCAGCCTGCGCGGCAAATACGTTCTGATTGACTTCTGGGCCAGCTGGTGCGGCCCCTGCCGCCGCGAAAACCCCAACGTGGTGAAAGCCTACAATAAGTACAAAGGCAAAGGCTTCGAAATCTACGGCGTAAGCTTCGACCAGGACCGCGAAAAGTGGCTCAAAGCCATTCAGGCCGATGGCCTCACCTGGAAGCACGTTTCGGACCTGAAAGGCTGGGAAAGCGCCGCCGGCCAGACGTACAGCATCAAGTCCATTCCCGCCTCCATTCTCCTCGACCCACAGGGCCGCATCATCGGCAAAAACCTGCGCGGCGAAGCTCTGGAAGCTAAGCTGGCATCGGTGCTGAAGTAA